The Halostagnicola larsenii XH-48 DNA segment TTTGGTTCCTCAGCCTCGCTTTCGATGCGCGCGTGTGGCTCGTGATCGCCGTCGTGATCTTTGGGACCTCGTTGCTGTTGTATTTGTTGTCGCTATTTCGGGAGGATCGCGACGCGCTGGTCAATTCGGGCCGGTCCGTCGAGGCACTGGTCCCTGTCCACGAAGAATCCAACGTAATGCACCGTTCGGTAGAGCACCTGGCGGCTTCGACCTACGAGAATCTCACCATCACGATCATCTGCGAACCCGATGATCAGCCCTCTATCGATCGGGCTGCCGATTTGGCGGCCGACCACGAACGCGTCCAATATATCCGCAACCGTCGGCCCGGATCGAAGGCGGGGGCACTCAACGATGCCATCGAACGCAGCGATGCTGACGTGATCGCGATGTTCGATGCCGATCAAGAACCCCATCCGAAGCTGATCGCCCACGCGATGGCCGCGTTACGTGAACACGACATCGCGCGGGTCCGGAGCCTTCCCCGACCGACAGGTCTGATAGAGTCGATGGCGTACTACGAGTATCTGCTGCTCTTTTTCTTGCCACAGAAACTCGCTCGCTCTCTGCTGGGACTCGGCATCGTTGGGACCCGCAGTGTTCTGATCGAGCGGTCGGTCTTCGACGAGGTGGGGCAGTTCGACGAGGGAGCACTGACCGAAGATATGGACTTTACTCACCGGTGTCACCAGGCTAACCTCTCGATCCGAGAACTGTTGTATTATCCCTGTTTCGAGGAGGCGGCCCACACGCTTCGGGACTGGTGGGGTCAGCGGGTTCGCTGGATCTCCGGCCACGTCACCATTTGCCACAACCACCTCCGCGACTGGCGCAATCTCCGCGATCCAGCGTTCCTGAGTTCGCTCCTGTCACTCGTGGGAACGTTCGCCGCCGGGGTCCTCCTCTCGGTTACGATCCCGAAACTCGTGCTGGCGGCTCTCGCTCATCCCGGTTTCGTCGGTCTGGGGTTGGCTGGCATCTACGGCATCACACTCACGACCCGCGGAGTCGACAACTACACCGCCGGCACTGAGGGGTTCAATCTCGCGTGGCTGCTCCTCCCGGTTGCACTGACGCTCTTTGGACTCGTCGTCGTACAGGTCGTCGTCAGCTATGCCATCGGGCGGGAAGCAAACTGGTACCAGGTCGAAAAACACGGCTGACAGAACGCAGACGGGATTGCGGGACGAGTCGATTTTGACTCGATCTCTCGTCGAGTCTCCCTCAGGCGTCTCACTCTCGAGATCTGGTTCTCGAGAGATGAGTTCTCCGTCTGTCAATCGTCGTCGCTGTCCGGTTCACCTACGCCCTCGCCGACGATTCGGTCAGCGATGATGTGTCTGCTGGTCTCCTCGGCGGTCGCCTTCCGCTGAAAGAGCAATTTCGTCAAGATATCTCCAGCGAAGACGATTGCACCCAGGATCAACAGCGTGTCGCCGGGCATGCGTAGCCAGAACAGCGTCTGAATCAGGTTTCCGCTGTAGAACTCGAGGCTACGAGAGGCAGCGTACCCCTCCGTGAAGGCGACCTCGAGCTGGAGGAATCCGACGGGTAACAGCGAGAGGAACAACATGAGCGCGATCCCGACGTTGCACAGCCAGAACGACCAGGTCAGGCGGCGTTCGGACCACTGTTCGGGCCGGGTCGTGATCCGGAGGATGTAGACTGCCATCCCCATCGCGAGGAAGCCGAAGGCGCCGAACATCGCGCCGTGTGCGTGGGCGACCGTGAGGTAGGTCCCGCTCTCGAAGTAGCTGATCACCGGCAGGTTGATGAAAAAGCCGATGACGCCGGCCCCGAAAAAGTTCCAGACGCTCGAGGCGACGATGAAGTAGAAGGCCATTCGGTAGGGGAAGTCTTTCCCAGCGGTGTCCATCGCGCGGTACTGCCCCAGTGCCTCGTAGAGGATAAAGAGGAGGGGAATGAACTCGAGCGTCGAGAAGACGCTCCCGATGGGGAGTCAGACCTCGGGGAGGCCGGCCCACCAGTAGTGGTGAGAGACGCCGATGATGCCGCTGCCCATGACGAGCGCGGCCTGGAAGATGACCGCCTTCTCGGCGGCCTTCTTCGAGAGGAGGTTCATCGAGACCAGCGTCAGCGCGATAACGACGAGGATGAAGAACTCGAAGACGCCCTCGACCCACATGTGGACGACCACTGTTGCCGAGGAACTCGGCATCACTCGTTCCACGTTCACCGAGCATCTTGTGGCCGCACAAACGAAACTACTGAACGCAATTCTCGAGGCCTGAACGAGTTACTGTATTGACTCGAGGAGAGTACCATTTGCATCCAACGGCGATTGGTTCGCCCGAATATCCTCGGTACGCGTTTCAACGCAATATCCACCGTCCTTTGGGTTTCGATGCGCCATTGAAGATCGCCGTATCAATTTCAATTCGATCGAGGGAGTCTCGGTCGACGATTTAGGCTTCTGAGACAGCAGTAGCTCTGGTGGGTGAGCCCCCTTGCAGGTGAGATGGGCTCGAAGAAAGTACCGATGAACAGATAGAGGTTGACAGACTCAGAACGAGTCGACACCTCGTTAGTTTTCAGGCTCCGTTATGCGGAGTTCGTCGTTAACCTCGTAGAGATACCCGCGATCGATCAACCGGGACAGTGCATGGGTTGCATCCCCGGCTTCGAGATCCAACTGTTCGGAGTCACGAAGGGTCTCGAGTGCGCGTTCACGCGGAATCGACTGCCCATCTTGCTCCGCTGTTGCGTTTCGACTGTGGGCAGACAGGATTTCGTACACGTCCATAATCCACTCTGGAAGCGGTGGGCGTGGATCAGTGAGGTCGGTCATCTCAACGCTGTACTATCTGCTTCACGTTCAACTCGCATAAGAATATCCCCCGATGAAAGAGCGGATTGACGCAGGACATCGATCACGAGACAACCTACTGAACGCCTAGAGAACTGCGTTATGAGAGAGGAATATCGCCTCCACGCAGTTCCCCGTCTATGGTTTTTCGTGCGCCTGAACGGCTGAGACACATCACATGTGCCTCGAGATTCGATGAGTACAGAGTACCCGATCGAGCGTGGTTACTACCGAAACCACGAGCATGACTGTCCCGATAGTAGCGACCGAAAACGACAGTATTCCGGCGATATCGCACGGCGGAACGAGCATGAACTCGCCGCTATCGATGAGTGGCTCCCGGGTACAGAGCCAACACCGGACGCGATCGACCTCACTGACCGGTTTGCGTATCGGACGCAGTACTGGAGCAGCCGGAACTGCGGCCACGAGCGAAATCGTCGCGACCAGTTCATCGTTCCGTGTAAAACACCGAATTCACCGACTCTACTCGAGAGAAACGGCCCGGATCCGGATCGTCAGTAACTAGTGATACCCAGTCGACAATAGCCGGCCAATCCAAACTGTCTGACTATCATCATACTGCCCGAGTTGGAGACCGGTATTTATGCCGGTCGATACGAAAGAGCCAATATGAGTAACGCCCCGCTTGGGCAACGGCGCAACTTCCGGGCCTTATTCGATCAACTCGATGGTGTTGCGCTTTGGACGGTGACTGAACCCGGCGAGTTCGACTACATCAGTGCAGGCTTCGAAGGGATCTGGGGAATCCCTCCCGAGGATGTCAAAGATGATATCTCGCGGCTGCTCGATGCCATCCATCCCGAAGACCGCGAGCGTGTCCGGGCGAATATCGAGGCATCAGACCAGGGGCTCCGTGACGAGGCGTATGAGGGTCGCGTCGTACAACAAGATGGCTCGGTTCGCTGGGTGCTCACGCGGCAGGTCCTTCTCCAAAATGAGAACGGCGAGGTCTCTGAGGTCGTCGGCATCTGTACGGATATCACGGAGCAAAAGCGCCGCGAGCAAGAACTCGAACTGCTGAACCGAATCGTCCGTCACGATATTCGCAACGATATGGCAGTTGTACTCGGCTGGGCGGAGATACTTGAAGACAACGTCGATGCTGAAGGCGAAGAGTACCTGCAAAAGATTCTCGCCAGCGGTGAACACGTTGTCGAACTGACCGAGGTAGCAAGCGATTACGTGGAGATGGTCGTCTCAAATGAAGAGGTCACCGTAGAGCTGGTGCCGCTTCGCTCGGTCCTCGAAACTGAGCTATCGCTTCGAGAGGAATCCTTCCCGGAGGCGGAGTTCGTTCTGAACGACACGCTTCCTGATGTTGAGGTGGCTGCCGATAGTATGCTCAGTTCGGTCTTCCGGAATCTCCTGAACAACGCTGTCCAACACAACGACAAGGATGCCCCCATTGTCGAAATCTCTTGTAACCTTCGAGACGACGATGTCGAGATTCGAATCGCCGACAACGGGCCCGGGATTCGCGACACCAAGAAAGATGTCGTGTTCGGGAAAGGAGAGCGAGGCCTCGGGAGCCCCGGAACGGGGATCGGTCTATACCTCGTCCAGACGCTGGTTACCCAGTACAACGGCGATATCTGGGCCGAAGACAACGAGCCGACTGGGACAGTCTTCGTCGTCGAACTGCCACATGCAGGTAGTTCGAGGGCAGTATAGCATACCAGAAGCCTTCGAAGAAGCAGGACTAGCAGAGGATCGCTTCCTCGAGAACTCGATAAAACGCTATCCGCGATCTTTCTTCGAGTAGCGCTATGACCGATTTTCGGTGGTTATCTCCGTATTTGAATGAACTATTGGACCGGAAAACACCCGGTCGTACTCTGTTTAACCCAAATGTGCATCCGTCCGAACGTGCGTAACAGACCCCCTCGATAAGGCCTCGAGCCATGGTTGATTTGGAGAGGTCGTCATACGATCGCATCGCGATATACTAATAGTGTTGTCAGGTTGTCAACCTCACATACTGTCAGTTCGGTGTCAGAGAGCGACGCGCATAGCACGGGTATAGATCACAAGTACACGAGTCGCGGAGACAGCCAGATATTCGATGTCGGGAGCAGTGAACGCCTCCGTCAGATCGATATTCGGTGTGAACCGATACCGAACGAGAACGCGTTCATCAGTTCCCATCTATATTTCAACGCGTTCTCCGGATGAAACTCCCCTGGCTTTCGAGGACGAGACGTCGCAGTTCACCGCACTGGCAGACATTTGGCTCACCCAACACGAGAAAGATTGGCTCGAGGCCGGTAGTGAATACAAAGAACCTACATGATCGAAACTGTTTGGA contains these protein-coding regions:
- a CDS encoding glycosyltransferase; this translates as MTALHRYLIAAGIVVFGLAALALLSDFLVLGHLVSFLGVIIAHPLWFLSLAFDARVWLVIAVVIFGTSLLLYLLSLFREDRDALVNSGRSVEALVPVHEESNVMHRSVEHLAASTYENLTITIICEPDDQPSIDRAADLAADHERVQYIRNRRPGSKAGALNDAIERSDADVIAMFDADQEPHPKLIAHAMAALREHDIARVRSLPRPTGLIESMAYYEYLLLFFLPQKLARSLLGLGIVGTRSVLIERSVFDEVGQFDEGALTEDMDFTHRCHQANLSIRELLYYPCFEEAAHTLRDWWGQRVRWISGHVTICHNHLRDWRNLRDPAFLSSLLSLVGTFAAGVLLSVTIPKLVLAALAHPGFVGLGLAGIYGITLTTRGVDNYTAGTEGFNLAWLLLPVALTLFGLVVVQVVVSYAIGREANWYQVEKHG
- a CDS encoding PAS domain-containing sensor histidine kinase, yielding MSNAPLGQRRNFRALFDQLDGVALWTVTEPGEFDYISAGFEGIWGIPPEDVKDDISRLLDAIHPEDRERVRANIEASDQGLRDEAYEGRVVQQDGSVRWVLTRQVLLQNENGEVSEVVGICTDITEQKRREQELELLNRIVRHDIRNDMAVVLGWAEILEDNVDAEGEEYLQKILASGEHVVELTEVASDYVEMVVSNEEVTVELVPLRSVLETELSLREESFPEAEFVLNDTLPDVEVAADSMLSSVFRNLLNNAVQHNDKDAPIVEISCNLRDDDVEIRIADNGPGIRDTKKDVVFGKGERGLGSPGTGIGLYLVQTLVTQYNGDIWAEDNEPTGTVFVVELPHAGSSRAV